Proteins encoded together in one Stigmatella aurantiaca window:
- a CDS encoding restriction endonuclease, translating to MANIRTIDLLLLDNIFDMGSGYVLNFSDRTMAQFFAEQLNIDIDAPVYQKEGTSKAKRLRCFLKTVDAPTAVRTLNALWEYREALRQNAQREEIVANAHGRLLEIINRLQGRPSHVQAPAAPAFNRAKAAQLRAELIALGNLPPHPRGYAFEKFLKDLFDSYGLAAREAFRLRGEQIDGSFLLGTETYLLEAKWHGAPIGNGELHAFHGKVEQKAAWTRGLFISQSSFTEDGLHAFGRSKRIICMDGLDLYDALTRELPINNVLERKVRHAGETGEPFARVRDLFPS from the coding sequence ATGGCCAATATACGCACGATTGACCTCCTCCTCCTCGATAACATCTTCGACATGGGCAGCGGCTACGTGCTGAATTTCTCTGACCGGACGATGGCGCAGTTCTTTGCCGAGCAGTTGAATATCGATATAGATGCGCCGGTTTACCAAAAAGAGGGCACATCTAAGGCCAAGCGGCTCCGATGTTTCCTCAAGACGGTGGACGCGCCAACAGCCGTACGAACGCTCAACGCTTTATGGGAGTATCGAGAGGCGCTTCGACAGAATGCGCAACGAGAAGAAATCGTTGCTAACGCGCACGGGCGTCTGCTCGAAATCATCAACCGCCTTCAGGGCAGGCCGAGTCATGTGCAAGCGCCTGCCGCTCCTGCTTTTAATCGTGCGAAGGCAGCACAACTTCGGGCGGAACTGATAGCTCTCGGCAATTTGCCTCCACATCCGAGGGGCTATGCCTTCGAGAAGTTCCTCAAGGATCTATTCGACTCTTACGGTCTTGCGGCGCGAGAGGCCTTCAGGCTTCGAGGTGAGCAGATCGACGGTAGTTTCTTGCTCGGGACTGAGACCTATCTACTTGAAGCTAAGTGGCACGGTGCGCCAATCGGCAACGGAGAATTACACGCCTTCCACGGCAAGGTGGAACAGAAGGCTGCTTGGACTCGAGGCTTGTTCATCAGTCAAAGCAGCTTCACCGAAGATGGCCTGCACGCATTTGGACGCAGCAAACGCATCATCTGTATGGATGGACTCGACCTCTATGACGCTCTTACTCGCGAACTGCCTATAAACAATGTGCTAGAGAGAAAGGTGCGTCATGCTGGCGAAACGGGCGAGCCATTCGCTCGGGTCCGAGATCTATTTCCCAGCTAG
- a CDS encoding toll/interleukin-1 receptor domain-containing protein, with translation MPKRIFLTYAWVDNADGDFDFVVQQLKQAGVGVVYDRVALTPGKRLWEQIGEQLSSDSIDGWAFLVTPNSLKSKACLEEYFLALGRALDTRGEEFPLLALVHGAEFRDLPPSLRIRLGASLSDPDWVEKVIATLENRAPRETTRNLAPYSLRWHVSGAKNMLEVRPRFGTLVSWRVGVPSTFRPSIVGFMEGANGHPPVGGMLVLPVEGLSSDNKLWFVGARGPVGNGVSAFISMRLPFPPHIIVGSEGNPAIIIPVPPL, from the coding sequence ATGCCCAAACGAATTTTCCTAACTTATGCATGGGTGGACAACGCAGATGGAGACTTCGACTTCGTTGTCCAGCAACTTAAGCAGGCAGGCGTTGGCGTAGTGTACGACCGAGTTGCCTTAACTCCAGGCAAGCGCTTGTGGGAACAGATTGGCGAACAACTTTCCAGCGACTCGATTGATGGCTGGGCTTTTCTTGTCACGCCTAATAGCTTGAAAAGTAAAGCTTGCCTTGAGGAATACTTTCTTGCCTTGGGAAGAGCACTGGATACTCGCGGGGAAGAATTCCCGCTCCTAGCTCTCGTTCATGGCGCTGAATTCAGGGACCTTCCACCAAGCCTTAGAATCAGACTTGGGGCTTCATTGTCGGATCCTGACTGGGTCGAGAAGGTAATCGCCACGCTCGAAAACCGAGCACCCCGTGAAACTACCCGGAACCTTGCCCCCTATTCACTACGATGGCATGTCAGTGGTGCCAAAAATATGCTTGAGGTCCGGCCACGTTTTGGGACGCTTGTCTCATGGCGAGTTGGTGTCCCCAGTACATTTCGGCCGTCCATCGTTGGGTTCATGGAGGGAGCAAATGGTCATCCTCCAGTTGGAGGCATGCTTGTCCTTCCAGTTGAAGGCCTCTCTTCCGATAACAAGCTATGGTTCGTTGGGGCACGAGGGCCTGTTGGAAATGGGGTGAGCGCGTTTATTAGCATGCGCCTCCCATTTCCTCCGCACATCATTGTAGGCAGCGAGGGCAATCCGGCAATTATTATTCCGGTCCCTCCTTTATAG
- a CDS encoding DUSAM domain-containing protein — translation MHTRPNWDEIRDLSRRVLREGAPLVLTEEVRALLLRTAQEVAISGAEVALCNDTSTLALLRECARRITEGSNRLMDAVHRMYRYQDAGDFERARQEMRDVLAVEVVPYYRETAQGQLDDMADD, via the coding sequence ATGCACACCCGCCCCAATTGGGACGAGATTCGGGATTTGTCGCGCCGCGTTCTCCGTGAAGGAGCCCCCTTGGTCCTCACAGAGGAAGTCCGCGCGCTTCTCCTACGGACGGCCCAGGAGGTAGCCATCTCCGGCGCTGAAGTTGCCCTCTGTAACGACACAAGCACACTCGCACTTCTGCGCGAGTGTGCTCGCCGCATTACAGAAGGCTCAAACAGACTGATGGACGCCGTCCATCGGATGTACCGATACCAAGACGCAGGAGATTTCGAGCGAGCACGCCAAGAGATGCGCGACGTGCTCGCCGTCGAAGTGGTACCCTACTACCGCGAAACAGCCCAAGGGCAACTAGACGACATGGCCGATGATTAG
- a CDS encoding amidase, producing the protein MSRSRREFLTHTALGLAGAVSASSAVEAAPADAGTPAASPPGSPPTFGTLPSAGPAVSAATFAEAEKLVQVQYASKERAQAAENWSTSMAPLLERRTGPRQVALEDTLAPASVWNPVLPGLKVGPARNRFVRSKGTAGPLPSKDEDIAFAPVTKLARWIESRALSSERLTAIYLERLKRFDPQLKCVITLTPELALQQARRADAELAAGKYRGPLHGIPWGAKDLVDTAGIATTYGAEPFRNRVPDTDATSVARLHQAGAVLVAKLSLGALALNDIWFGGQTKNPWFLEEGSSGSSAGPGAATAAGCVGFSLGSETGGSIISPSMRCGITGLRPTYGRVPRTGAMTLSWSLDKLGPMTRSVEDSLLVLAALSGPDAGDVASIPSKLDFDATAGVKGLRVGYVPAWMEQSPATDVDRAALETLKQQGLKPVEVKLPDWPYTSLHAILFAEAGAAFEDLTLSHGVDTLAMQVPDAWPNLFRQARFLSAVDIVQADRLRRKVAVEMARVMSEVDVLLVPSLRDDILTITNHTGHPSLTLRTGFIEIDRVRSDWAPDPKKPAVPFSPKRRMPHGVTLIGRLFDEGTLGRVGLALERASGVSEERPTGF; encoded by the coding sequence ATGTCCCGCTCGCGCAGAGAATTCCTGACCCACACCGCCCTGGGGCTCGCCGGAGCCGTCTCCGCGAGCAGCGCCGTGGAAGCGGCGCCCGCCGATGCGGGCACCCCGGCCGCGTCCCCGCCCGGCTCGCCGCCCACGTTTGGCACCCTGCCCTCCGCGGGCCCCGCGGTGAGCGCGGCCACCTTCGCGGAGGCGGAGAAGCTCGTCCAGGTCCAGTACGCCTCGAAGGAGCGCGCCCAGGCGGCGGAGAACTGGAGCACGTCGATGGCGCCGCTCCTGGAGCGGCGCACGGGCCCGCGCCAGGTGGCGCTCGAGGACACGCTGGCGCCCGCCTCGGTGTGGAACCCGGTGCTCCCGGGTCTCAAGGTGGGCCCCGCGCGCAACCGCTTCGTGCGGAGCAAGGGCACGGCCGGGCCGCTTCCCAGCAAGGACGAGGACATCGCCTTCGCCCCGGTGACGAAGCTCGCGCGCTGGATTGAGTCCCGGGCGCTGAGCTCGGAGCGGCTCACGGCCATCTACCTGGAGCGGCTGAAGCGATTTGATCCGCAGCTCAAGTGCGTGATTACGCTGACGCCCGAGCTGGCGCTCCAGCAGGCGCGCCGGGCGGACGCGGAGCTCGCCGCGGGCAAGTACCGGGGCCCGCTGCACGGCATCCCCTGGGGGGCGAAGGACCTGGTCGACACGGCGGGCATCGCGACCACGTACGGCGCCGAGCCCTTCCGGAACCGGGTGCCGGACACGGACGCCACCTCCGTCGCACGGCTGCACCAGGCGGGCGCGGTGCTCGTCGCCAAGCTGAGCCTGGGGGCGCTGGCCCTGAATGACATCTGGTTCGGGGGCCAGACGAAGAACCCGTGGTTCCTGGAGGAGGGCTCCTCCGGCAGCAGCGCGGGCCCGGGGGCGGCCACGGCGGCGGGCTGCGTGGGGTTCTCCCTGGGCAGCGAGACGGGGGGCAGCATCATCTCCCCGTCCATGCGCTGCGGCATCACCGGGCTGCGGCCCACGTACGGGCGCGTGCCGCGCACGGGGGCCATGACGCTGAGCTGGTCCCTCGACAAGCTGGGGCCCATGACGCGGAGCGTGGAGGACTCGCTGCTGGTGCTCGCGGCGCTCTCCGGTCCGGACGCGGGCGACGTGGCGAGCATCCCCAGCAAGCTCGACTTCGACGCCACGGCGGGCGTGAAGGGGCTGCGCGTGGGCTACGTGCCGGCGTGGATGGAGCAGAGCCCCGCCACGGACGTGGACCGGGCGGCGCTCGAAACGCTGAAGCAGCAGGGACTGAAGCCGGTGGAGGTGAAGCTGCCCGACTGGCCCTACACCTCGCTCCACGCCATCCTCTTCGCCGAGGCGGGGGCGGCCTTCGAGGATCTGACGCTCAGCCACGGCGTGGACACCCTGGCCATGCAAGTGCCCGACGCCTGGCCCAACCTCTTCCGTCAGGCGCGCTTCCTGTCAGCGGTGGACATAGTCCAGGCGGACCGGCTGCGGCGCAAAGTGGCCGTGGAGATGGCGCGGGTGATGTCAGAGGTGGACGTGCTCCTGGTGCCCTCGCTGCGCGACGACATCCTCACCATCACCAACCACACGGGACACCCCTCGCTCACGCTGCGCACGGGCTTCATCGAAATCGACCGGGTGCGGAGCGACTGGGCACCGGATCCCAAGAAGCCCGCGGTCCCCTTCTCGCCCAAGCGGCGCATGCCCCACGGCGTGACCCTCATTGGCCGGCTCTTCGACGAGGGCACCCTCGGCCGGGTAGGCCTCGCCCTAGAGCGCGCCTCTGGAGTTTCCGAAGAGCGCCCCACTGGGTTCTAA
- a CDS encoding anti-sigma factor family protein, with amino-acid sequence MKPCPDYEVLLTLHASGALEPAEQAQVHAHLATCAGCQHEARQLTGVLGQVALPPPTPLEEARQEALPRQVVSRWRREQVKQAVRLRNGGALLALAAAVMLVLTVTLPGEDPSRTEQLSTVGLAATDTETVFEQWASADPLQDELELNGGEDEGGWTELDGDVDLASDDLLFLP; translated from the coding sequence ATGAAGCCCTGCCCGGATTACGAAGTGCTGCTGACGTTGCACGCCTCGGGGGCGCTGGAGCCCGCGGAGCAGGCCCAGGTGCACGCCCACCTGGCCACGTGCGCGGGCTGCCAGCACGAGGCGCGGCAGCTCACGGGGGTGCTGGGCCAGGTGGCCCTGCCGCCGCCCACCCCGCTGGAGGAGGCCCGGCAGGAGGCCCTGCCCCGGCAGGTGGTGAGCCGCTGGCGGCGCGAGCAGGTGAAGCAGGCCGTGCGGCTGCGCAACGGCGGGGCACTGCTGGCGCTGGCGGCCGCGGTGATGCTGGTGCTCACGGTGACGCTGCCGGGAGAGGACCCTTCCCGCACCGAGCAGCTGTCCACCGTGGGGCTGGCCGCCACGGACACGGAGACGGTCTTCGAGCAGTGGGCCTCCGCGGATCCGCTGCAAGATGAGCTGGAGCTGAACGGGGGCGAGGACGAGGGCGGGTGGACAGAGCTGGACGGTGACGTGGACCTGGCCTCGGACGACTTGCTGTTCCTTCCTTGA
- a CDS encoding RNA polymerase sigma factor, with protein sequence MTVSDPEETAGRARLTLASAQAPSDEALCQAFLDGDEAAFATLVERHRKLVFSLVRRFAPRPEDAADLAQQAFLRALESSKRVFGRWNWSSPTPFRAWLVRIALNLAKNHARQGNRWRPAVLTEVENAAVDPHESAQEALERAEQARHVQAAVLALPRRQREVLTLRVDAGLPFKDIAETLGITENNAKVQFHHAVKRLKAEVAGAPEETRE encoded by the coding sequence GTGACGGTCTCGGACCCCGAAGAAACCGCCGGACGGGCACGGCTGACGTTGGCGTCAGCCCAGGCCCCCTCGGACGAAGCGCTGTGCCAGGCCTTCCTGGACGGCGACGAGGCGGCCTTCGCCACGCTGGTGGAGCGCCACCGCAAGCTCGTCTTCTCGCTCGTGCGGCGCTTCGCGCCCCGGCCGGAGGACGCGGCGGACCTGGCCCAGCAAGCCTTCCTGCGGGCGCTGGAGTCCTCGAAACGCGTGTTTGGCCGTTGGAACTGGAGCAGCCCCACCCCGTTCCGCGCCTGGCTGGTGCGCATCGCCCTCAACCTCGCCAAGAACCACGCCCGCCAGGGCAACCGGTGGCGGCCCGCCGTGCTGACGGAGGTGGAGAACGCGGCGGTGGACCCGCACGAGTCCGCGCAGGAGGCGCTGGAGCGGGCCGAGCAGGCACGCCACGTCCAGGCCGCGGTGCTCGCCCTGCCCCGCCGTCAGCGCGAGGTGCTCACCCTGCGGGTGGACGCCGGGCTGCCCTTCAAGGACATCGCCGAGACGCTCGGCATCACCGAGAACAATGCCAAGGTGCAGTTCCACCACGCCGTCAAACGGCTGAAGGCCGAGGTGGCAGGCGCGCCTGAGGAGACCCGCGAATGA
- a CDS encoding TIGR02265 family protein, whose product MPTADPTSSARIKGTVLISRLNMVRQHGGPARLEEVLRRLPPADQATLRKMILPINWYPLELNLRLDDAIADVLSPDDRTRAFVDMGRASADENLRGAQHVFVRQGEPHFLLSQAPQIYRFYYAVGSRSYERSGPKSAILRTVGAERVSDADCLTIVGWHQRAIELSGGRAVRVIHPKCVAWGAPHCEYHCQWE is encoded by the coding sequence ATGCCGACGGCAGACCCCACGTCCAGTGCCCGTATCAAGGGGACGGTGCTCATCTCCCGGCTCAACATGGTGCGCCAGCACGGGGGCCCCGCGCGGTTGGAGGAAGTCCTGCGGCGGTTGCCGCCCGCGGACCAGGCCACCCTGCGCAAGATGATCCTCCCCATCAACTGGTACCCGCTGGAGCTCAACCTGCGGTTGGACGATGCCATCGCCGATGTGCTGTCGCCCGATGACCGCACGCGGGCCTTCGTGGACATGGGCCGCGCCTCGGCGGACGAGAACCTGCGCGGCGCCCAGCATGTCTTCGTCCGCCAGGGTGAGCCGCACTTCCTCTTGAGCCAGGCGCCGCAGATCTACCGCTTCTATTACGCGGTGGGCTCGCGCTCCTATGAGCGCTCGGGCCCCAAGTCCGCCATCCTGCGCACCGTCGGCGCGGAGCGCGTGAGCGACGCGGACTGCCTCACCATCGTCGGCTGGCACCAGCGCGCCATCGAGCTGTCCGGGGGCCGCGCCGTGCGGGTGATCCACCCCAAGTGCGTGGCGTGGGGGGCTCCCCACTGTGAGTACCATTGTCAGTGGGAGTAG
- a CDS encoding YcaO-like family protein produces MGVSRVARITGLDRTGVEVACAVRPGGHVLQVCNGKGLSAEEASLGALFETAELWAAENVPPGRLVWGSRNELDGRLGAFWSATALGSAGTLVVPRLWSDSVRCAWRQAQELHSGRTVWVPAQGVYCPPSGTVELGPVSVTWTSNGSGAHPEPRKAQLHALLEATERDQLARALPGGWTEESVRRRMLRTPGLEQKAPHTAALAQALRERGFGVYLFDATPYARTPGAVGLPVAAAVLVDLEEGPVPLTAGYACALGRDTALLRALLEAAQSRLTDIHGAREDVAATDRTAARAFAEACASVRAKRQASDLPDFSRDAGAPTRGLRRVLDQLRRAGFTQVAAVPLDAPVPGLHVQRVVVPGMRISELL; encoded by the coding sequence ATGGGCGTCAGCCGGGTGGCCCGTATCACCGGGCTGGATCGCACCGGCGTGGAAGTGGCCTGTGCCGTGCGGCCCGGGGGCCATGTGCTCCAGGTCTGCAATGGCAAGGGGCTGAGTGCCGAGGAGGCCTCGCTGGGGGCCCTGTTCGAGACCGCGGAGCTGTGGGCCGCGGAGAACGTGCCCCCCGGCCGCCTCGTCTGGGGCTCTCGCAACGAGCTGGATGGCCGGCTGGGCGCCTTCTGGAGCGCCACCGCCCTGGGCTCCGCGGGCACCCTGGTGGTCCCCCGCCTGTGGTCGGATTCCGTGCGGTGCGCGTGGCGCCAGGCCCAGGAGCTGCACTCGGGGCGCACCGTGTGGGTGCCCGCCCAGGGGGTGTACTGCCCTCCCTCGGGCACGGTGGAGCTGGGGCCGGTGAGCGTCACGTGGACGAGCAACGGCTCGGGGGCCCACCCGGAGCCGCGCAAGGCCCAGCTCCACGCGCTGCTGGAGGCCACCGAAAGGGATCAGCTCGCGCGCGCGCTGCCCGGCGGGTGGACGGAGGAGAGCGTGCGGCGGCGGATGCTGCGCACGCCGGGGCTCGAGCAGAAGGCCCCCCACACGGCGGCCCTGGCCCAGGCCCTGCGGGAGCGGGGCTTTGGCGTGTACCTCTTCGATGCCACCCCGTACGCGCGCACGCCCGGGGCGGTGGGGCTGCCCGTGGCCGCCGCGGTGCTGGTGGACCTGGAGGAGGGGCCGGTGCCGCTCACCGCCGGGTACGCGTGCGCGCTGGGGCGTGACACCGCGCTGTTGCGCGCGCTGCTGGAGGCGGCCCAGTCCCGCCTCACGGACATTCATGGCGCGCGCGAGGATGTGGCCGCCACGGACCGCACGGCCGCGCGGGCCTTCGCGGAGGCGTGTGCCTCGGTGCGCGCCAAGCGCCAGGCCTCGGACCTGCCGGACTTCTCCCGGGACGCGGGCGCTCCCACGCGGGGGCTGCGGCGCGTGCTGGATCAACTGCGGCGCGCGGGCTTCACCCAGGTGGCCGCCGTGCCGCTCGATGCGCCCGTGCCCGGACTGCACGTCCAGCGGGTGGTGGTGCCGGGCATGCGCATCTCGGAGCTTCTATGA
- a CDS encoding TfuA-like protein, whose amino-acid sequence MKRRPEDLVVFLGPSLPASEARKRVPCHVLPPARQGDVWRALSLRPRVIALVDGVFEAQPSVWHHELLAALEAGVAVFGGASMGALRAVELAPHGMVGVGRIFEWYRDGVVEDDAEVALLHADAEHGYRPLTVPLVNVRHVAAKAREAKVLNLAQARALVKAAAGLFYQERTWKRVLSSVRPAWTSATRGGWEGWWARGVEDLKQLDALECLRAAAAFTGMPVRSVGPRHPMRLAPSSLVRRRQLADGVSVVKGQAVPASQVLAALQRAPDSTELAEAGLRRALLAGWARSLGFTPHEDEVRAAEAEWWRRHPVPASARAAFLVECGLEGQGLRRLCEERALERLVLTYASRLLPDGPSWQEALASEARLQGRWSQAAREVGRPGRRRAR is encoded by the coding sequence ATGAAACGCCGTCCAGAGGATCTCGTCGTCTTCCTCGGCCCCTCGCTGCCCGCGAGCGAGGCGCGAAAGCGGGTGCCCTGCCACGTGTTGCCCCCGGCCCGTCAGGGGGACGTGTGGCGGGCGCTCTCGCTGCGTCCCCGGGTGATTGCGCTGGTGGACGGGGTGTTCGAGGCCCAGCCCTCCGTGTGGCACCACGAGCTGCTGGCCGCGCTGGAGGCGGGGGTGGCCGTCTTCGGCGGCGCGAGCATGGGGGCCCTGCGGGCCGTGGAGCTGGCCCCGCACGGCATGGTGGGCGTGGGCCGCATCTTCGAGTGGTACCGGGACGGGGTGGTGGAGGACGACGCCGAGGTGGCGCTGCTGCACGCCGACGCGGAGCACGGCTACCGGCCCCTCACCGTTCCACTCGTGAACGTGCGGCACGTGGCGGCCAAGGCCCGCGAGGCCAAGGTGCTCAACCTGGCGCAGGCGCGCGCGCTGGTGAAGGCCGCCGCGGGCCTCTTCTACCAGGAGCGCACCTGGAAGCGGGTGCTCAGCTCCGTGCGGCCCGCCTGGACGTCGGCCACGCGCGGTGGCTGGGAGGGGTGGTGGGCCCGGGGCGTGGAGGACCTGAAGCAGCTGGATGCGCTGGAGTGCCTCCGGGCCGCGGCGGCCTTCACCGGCATGCCCGTGCGCTCCGTGGGACCCCGGCACCCGATGCGGCTGGCGCCCTCGTCGCTGGTGCGGCGCCGGCAGTTGGCCGATGGCGTGTCGGTGGTGAAGGGGCAGGCGGTACCCGCCTCCCAGGTGCTGGCGGCGCTCCAGCGCGCGCCGGACAGCACGGAGCTGGCGGAGGCGGGGTTGCGCCGGGCGCTGCTGGCCGGGTGGGCCCGCTCGCTGGGCTTCACCCCCCACGAGGACGAGGTGCGGGCCGCGGAGGCCGAGTGGTGGCGCCGCCACCCGGTGCCCGCCTCGGCCCGGGCGGCGTTCCTGGTGGAGTGTGGCCTGGAGGGGCAGGGGTTGCGGCGGCTGTGCGAGGAGCGGGCCCTGGAGCGGCTGGTGCTCACCTATGCCTCGCGCCTGTTGCCGGATGGGCCCTCGTGGCAGGAGGCGCTGGCCTCCGAGGCGCGGCTGCAGGGGCGCTGGAGCCAGGCCGCGCGCGAGGTGGGGCGCCCGGGCCGCCGCCGCGCCCGGTGA
- the omp85 gene encoding Omp85 family outer membrane protein → MRWNPLQVPHRAPGSPLLLTLTLCLVLRAPAAQAHQAPPDAPVETPPATSESRVEPSDTPPRRTGWDLQGLPILNFNTDEGFGYGALVMLVDRADGTHEPFRYSLLAQFLQTTRQVASHQLIFDAPRFLGSPWRVGVEAAYTRARFAPYYGLGNTAERIREYATCEDRDALEDNPDVCPGNPDFRGLRYYTYDLKSLPRLRLNLRRAVARSWNLFLGYRFRPDRVVPRYSADDLGQSGDSKLMEDAKAGVLEGFEEGVPRSIPARTSEVLAGLQYDTRDVEASPSSGMFHELSVRGGAGPLGSQFDYWGATLHARFYLPVLPGSRRLVAGARVLADVLGGEVPLTLLPFFGGLEGKDGLGGVYSARGLLLRRFQGPAKLLLNGELRWTALSGGLFGQQFGLTLVGFVDSGRVWRNLDFQEGGGLKTSAGGGLRIAWNREFVIRADYGVGLSESTSGFYLDFGHLF, encoded by the coding sequence ATGCGCTGGAACCCCCTCCAAGTCCCGCACCGCGCCCCCGGAAGCCCCCTCCTGCTCACGCTCACGCTCTGCCTGGTGCTCCGCGCCCCGGCGGCCCAGGCCCACCAGGCGCCTCCGGACGCGCCCGTGGAGACGCCCCCGGCGACATCCGAGTCCCGCGTGGAGCCCTCGGACACGCCCCCGCGCCGCACCGGCTGGGACTTGCAGGGCCTGCCCATCCTCAACTTCAACACCGACGAGGGCTTCGGGTACGGGGCCCTGGTGATGCTGGTGGACCGGGCGGATGGCACCCACGAGCCCTTCCGCTACTCGCTGCTCGCGCAGTTCCTGCAGACGACGCGGCAGGTGGCCTCCCATCAGCTCATCTTCGATGCGCCCCGCTTCCTGGGCAGCCCCTGGCGGGTGGGCGTGGAGGCCGCCTACACCCGGGCCCGGTTCGCCCCGTACTACGGGCTGGGGAACACCGCCGAGCGCATCCGCGAGTACGCCACCTGCGAGGACCGGGACGCGCTGGAGGACAACCCCGACGTGTGCCCGGGCAACCCGGACTTCCGGGGCCTGCGCTACTACACCTACGACTTGAAGAGCCTGCCGCGCCTGCGCCTCAACCTGCGCCGGGCGGTGGCGCGCTCCTGGAACCTCTTCCTGGGCTACCGGTTCCGCCCGGACCGCGTCGTGCCCCGCTACTCCGCGGACGACCTGGGCCAGAGCGGGGACTCGAAGCTCATGGAGGACGCGAAGGCCGGGGTGCTCGAAGGCTTCGAGGAGGGGGTGCCCCGCAGCATCCCCGCCCGCACCTCGGAGGTGCTCGCCGGCCTCCAGTACGACACCCGGGACGTCGAGGCCTCCCCCAGCTCGGGCATGTTCCACGAGCTGTCCGTGCGCGGCGGGGCGGGCCCCCTGGGCAGCCAGTTCGACTACTGGGGCGCCACGCTGCACGCGCGCTTCTACCTGCCGGTGCTCCCGGGCTCCCGGCGGCTGGTGGCCGGCGCGCGGGTGCTGGCCGATGTGCTGGGGGGCGAAGTCCCGCTCACCCTGCTGCCCTTCTTCGGCGGCCTGGAGGGCAAGGACGGCCTGGGCGGCGTCTACTCGGCGCGCGGCCTCCTGCTGCGGCGCTTCCAGGGCCCGGCGAAGCTGCTGCTCAACGGGGAGCTGCGCTGGACGGCGCTCTCCGGAGGGCTCTTCGGCCAGCAGTTCGGCCTCACCCTGGTGGGCTTCGTGGACTCCGGGCGCGTGTGGAGGAACTTGGACTTCCAGGAGGGCGGCGGGCTGAAGACGTCCGCCGGCGGGGGCCTGCGCATCGCCTGGAACCGCGAGTTCGTCATCCGCGCCGACTACGGCGTGGGCCTGAGCGAATCCACGAGCGGCTTCTACCTCGACTTCGGCCACCTCTTCTGA
- a CDS encoding endonuclease III domain-containing protein, protein MDTPEETPVDSPGTPQALSPREKALLVHERLCVTYGCPIAFFHELDPLSELVSALLSHRTRNADSGRAFRQLRARLATWEAVRDAPCAEVQEAIAPVTWPEQKAPRLQLILREITARRDGDMALDFLGELSVPQARAWLECLPGVGPKTSAAVLLFSRLRKPAMPVDSHHYRVAVRLGLLSPRIPVGPSHALLAALLPQDWGAQQVYDHHEVLMLHGQRCCFHQSPACQRCPVLDLCPHGQARLGRR, encoded by the coding sequence ATGGACACCCCCGAGGAAACCCCCGTGGACAGCCCTGGGACGCCCCAGGCGCTCTCCCCCCGCGAGAAAGCCCTTCTCGTGCACGAGCGCCTGTGCGTCACGTACGGGTGCCCCATCGCCTTCTTCCACGAGCTGGACCCGCTGAGCGAGCTGGTGTCCGCGTTGCTGTCACACCGCACGCGCAACGCGGACTCGGGCCGGGCCTTCCGCCAGCTCCGGGCGCGCCTCGCCACCTGGGAGGCCGTGCGGGATGCGCCCTGTGCCGAGGTGCAGGAGGCCATCGCCCCCGTCACCTGGCCCGAGCAGAAGGCCCCGCGCCTGCAGCTCATCCTGCGGGAAATCACTGCCCGGCGGGACGGGGACATGGCGCTGGATTTCCTGGGGGAGCTGTCCGTGCCCCAGGCGCGCGCGTGGTTGGAGTGCCTGCCGGGGGTGGGGCCCAAGACGAGCGCGGCGGTGCTTCTCTTCAGCCGCCTGCGAAAGCCCGCCATGCCCGTGGACAGCCACCACTACCGCGTGGCGGTCCGCCTGGGGTTGCTCTCGCCCCGCATCCCCGTGGGCCCCTCTCACGCCCTGCTGGCCGCGCTGCTGCCCCAGGACTGGGGGGCTCAGCAGGTCTATGACCACCATGAGGTGCTGATGCTGCACGGCCAGCGGTGTTGCTTTCATCAATCGCCCGCCTGTCAGCGCTGTCCCGTTTTGGATCTGTGCCCTCATGGACAGGCGCGGCTCGGACGGCGGTGA